In a genomic window of Cyprinus carpio isolate SPL01 chromosome A10, ASM1834038v1, whole genome shotgun sequence:
- the LOC109097887 gene encoding uncharacterized protein LOC109097887 isoform X3, which yields MITRKRGRTTLNADITCTSNVTSLEIDSVSIISNTSETNMLTSPESDTNDWGLDDLLGSGLNWDLDNDVLDDFVNFESQTTTSDETDQSAVLDVPSTRCRGAVQRSKLQGVSGRIFNKNAIAARMNRLKKKEYISGLEQRVGSLTTENRDLKQENGNLNKRVEELENETRNPTRMTTIMPCRGRG from the exons ATGATCACCAGAAAAAGAGGAAGAACCACCCTAAACGCTGATATCACATGCACAAGTAATGTTACCTCCCTCGAGATTGATAGTGTTTCCATAATCAGCAATACAAGTGAAACAAACATGCTGACTTCTCCAGAAAGTGACACCAATGATTGGGGTCTGGATGACCTGCTTGGCTCCGGGCTCAACTGGGACCTTGACAACGATGTGCTTGATGATTTCGTCAACTTTGAATCGCAGACGACGACCAGTGATGAGACCGACCAAAGCGCAGTGCTTGATGTTCCCTCAACCCGCTGTAGAGGTGCAGTCCAGAGGTCAAAACTGCAAGGTGTCTCTGGTCGGATCTTCAACAAGAACGCCATTGCAGCGAGGATGAACCGATTAAAGAAGAAAGAATACATCAGTGGCTTGGAACAGAGAGTTGGTTCTTTGACGACAGAAAACCGCGATCTCAAGCAGGAAAACGGGAATCTCAACAAGAGAGTGGAGGAGTTGGAGAATGAAACTAG GAATCCAACAAGAATGACCACGATTATGCCATGCCGAGGAAGAGGGTGA
- the LOC109097887 gene encoding CREB/ATF bZIP transcription factor-like isoform X1 produces the protein MITRKRGRTTLNADITCTSNVTSLEIDSVSIISNTSETNMLTSPESDTNDWGLDDLLGSGLNWDLDNDVLDDFVNFESQTTTSDETDQSAVLDVPSTRCRGAVQRSKLQGVSGRIFNKNAIAARMNRLKKKEYISGLEQRVGSLTTENRDLKQENGNLNKRVEELENETRYLRSVLANESMLAQLLSRLSGVNGMKFSTSLFQESNKNDHDYAMPRKRVKVEDKDTAGGICLHVDRDHVSVEFCTKCAESSSLSHKM, from the coding sequence ATGATCACCAGAAAAAGAGGAAGAACCACCCTAAACGCTGATATCACATGCACAAGTAATGTTACCTCCCTCGAGATTGATAGTGTTTCCATAATCAGCAATACAAGTGAAACAAACATGCTGACTTCTCCAGAAAGTGACACCAATGATTGGGGTCTGGATGACCTGCTTGGCTCCGGGCTCAACTGGGACCTTGACAACGATGTGCTTGATGATTTCGTCAACTTTGAATCGCAGACGACGACCAGTGATGAGACCGACCAAAGCGCAGTGCTTGATGTTCCCTCAACCCGCTGTAGAGGTGCAGTCCAGAGGTCAAAACTGCAAGGTGTCTCTGGTCGGATCTTCAACAAGAACGCCATTGCAGCGAGGATGAACCGATTAAAGAAGAAAGAATACATCAGTGGCTTGGAACAGAGAGTTGGTTCTTTGACGACAGAAAACCGCGATCTCAAGCAGGAAAACGGGAATCTCAACAAGAGAGTGGAGGAGTTGGAGAATGAAACTAGGTACTTGAGATCCGTGTTGGCCAATGAGAGCATGCTGGCTCAGCTGTTGTCTAGATTGAGCGGTGTGAACGGCATGAAATTCTCTACCTCGCTTTTCCAGGAATCCAACAAGAATGACCACGATTATGCCATGCCGAGGAAGAGGGTGAAGGTGGAAGACAAAGATACTGCAGGTGGCATCTGCCTGCATGTGGACAGAGACCACGTCTCGGTGGAATTCTGCACCAAATGTGCAGAGAGTTCAAGCTTGTCGCATAAAATGTAG
- the LOC109097887 gene encoding CREB/ATF bZIP transcription factor-like isoform X2 produces MITRKRGRTTLNADITCTKSDTNDWGLDDLLGSGLNWDLDNDVLDDFVNFESQTTTSDETDQSAVLDVPSTRCRGAVQRSKLQGVSGRIFNKNAIAARMNRLKKKEYISGLEQRVGSLTTENRDLKQENGNLNKRVEELENETRYLRSVLANESMLAQLLSRLSGVNGMKFSTSLFQESNKNDHDYAMPRKRVKVEDKDTAGGICLHVDRDHVSVEFCTKCAESSSLSHKM; encoded by the exons ATGATCACCAGAAAAAGAGGAAGAACCACCCTAAACGCTGATATCACATGCACAA AAAGTGACACCAATGATTGGGGTCTGGATGACCTGCTTGGCTCCGGGCTCAACTGGGACCTTGACAACGATGTGCTTGATGATTTCGTCAACTTTGAATCGCAGACGACGACCAGTGATGAGACCGACCAAAGCGCAGTGCTTGATGTTCCCTCAACCCGCTGTAGAGGTGCAGTCCAGAGGTCAAAACTGCAAGGTGTCTCTGGTCGGATCTTCAACAAGAACGCCATTGCAGCGAGGATGAACCGATTAAAGAAGAAAGAATACATCAGTGGCTTGGAACAGAGAGTTGGTTCTTTGACGACAGAAAACCGCGATCTCAAGCAGGAAAACGGGAATCTCAACAAGAGAGTGGAGGAGTTGGAGAATGAAACTAGGTACTTGAGATCCGTGTTGGCCAATGAGAGCATGCTGGCTCAGCTGTTGTCTAGATTGAGCGGTGTGAACGGCATGAAATTCTCTACCTCGCTTTTCCAGGAATCCAACAAGAATGACCACGATTATGCCATGCCGAGGAAGAGGGTGAAGGTGGAAGACAAAGATACTGCAGGTGGCATCTGCCTGCATGTGGACAGAGACCACGTCTCGGTGGAATTCTGCACCAAATGTGCAGAGAGTTCAAGCTTGTCGCATAAAATGTAG